Proteins co-encoded in one Lysobacter solisilvae genomic window:
- a CDS encoding amylo-alpha-1,6-glucosidase — protein sequence MDSSATASATFTTYVLKDGDSFLVADAAGDIEGGSDGYFHNDTRLLSRFRLRLGDSQPTLLSSSVSRDNVLFVAHLTNRPLPVLGDNAPGQGVIHLQRERFLRGERMFERLSLVNYGQAPVRLPLTLQFDADFRDMFEVRGSVRPRRGEQLVARVAQEGVQFGYRGLDDALRTSHLAFSRTPDAVDGLSATFDFALAPGVREELYLECGVDGADVPSSQRFRDAAVRARAAMRVRQRRSGLIHSGGPLFDAWMAKSRADLALLTSELETGPYPYAGIPWFSTPFGRDAVITALQTLWLDADIARGVLAFLAHHQAQEESAFLDSAPGKIMHETRKGEMATMRELPFGRYYGGVDTTPLFVALAGAYADRTGDLAFLDRLWPALRAATGWIERVCDANRDGFLDYSRASPTGLSNQGWKDSSDSVFHADGRFPQGPISLVEVQGYAFAAFHAMARLARRRNEVDDALHWHTRAERLREAVEERFWMAESGFYGIAVDGLGDLCRVRASNAGHLLYVGLPRASRAQQVCAQLLTPAFRNGWGLRTLAAGQARFNPMSYHNGSVWPHDTALCAMGMARYGERAGAVRLLRDLFEAAMHFDLRLPELFCGFPRVQGTTPVAYPVACQPQAWAAGCAFMLLQACLGLEVDGWRGEVRVESPQLPPGIDRIAVRRIAVGPARVDVVFQQHGERVNVHLEGRDANTVPLRFIG from the coding sequence ATGGACTCCTCGGCCACCGCCAGCGCCACGTTCACCACGTACGTCCTCAAGGACGGCGACAGTTTCCTCGTGGCCGACGCCGCCGGCGACATCGAAGGCGGCAGCGACGGCTATTTCCACAACGACACCCGGCTGCTCTCCCGCTTCAGGCTAAGGCTGGGCGATTCGCAGCCCACGCTGCTCAGTTCGAGCGTGAGTCGGGACAACGTCCTGTTCGTCGCGCACCTGACCAACCGGCCGCTGCCCGTGCTCGGAGACAACGCGCCCGGCCAAGGGGTGATACACCTGCAGCGCGAGCGCTTCCTGCGTGGCGAAAGAATGTTCGAGCGGCTCAGCCTGGTGAACTACGGGCAGGCGCCGGTCCGCCTGCCACTGACGCTCCAGTTCGACGCTGATTTCCGCGACATGTTCGAGGTGCGCGGCAGCGTCAGGCCCCGGCGCGGCGAACAGCTGGTCGCGCGGGTGGCGCAGGAGGGCGTGCAGTTCGGATACCGCGGACTGGATGACGCCCTGCGCACGTCGCACCTGGCGTTCTCGCGGACACCCGATGCCGTCGATGGCCTGTCGGCGACGTTCGACTTCGCCCTGGCGCCCGGCGTCCGCGAGGAGCTGTATCTGGAGTGCGGCGTCGATGGCGCCGACGTGCCGTCGTCGCAGCGCTTCCGCGACGCTGCCGTACGTGCCCGGGCCGCGATGCGCGTACGTCAACGCCGCAGCGGCCTGATCCACAGTGGCGGACCGCTTTTCGATGCATGGATGGCCAAGTCGCGCGCCGACCTGGCGCTGCTCACGAGCGAACTGGAAACCGGTCCTTATCCCTACGCCGGCATCCCGTGGTTCTCCACCCCGTTCGGCCGCGATGCCGTGATCACCGCACTGCAGACCTTGTGGCTGGATGCGGACATTGCCCGCGGTGTGCTCGCCTTCCTCGCCCACCATCAGGCCCAGGAAGAGTCCGCATTCCTGGATTCGGCGCCTGGCAAGATCATGCATGAGACGCGCAAGGGTGAGATGGCCACGATGCGCGAGCTCCCGTTCGGGCGCTATTACGGGGGCGTGGACACCACGCCGCTGTTCGTCGCGCTCGCCGGTGCCTACGCGGACCGCACGGGGGATCTCGCCTTCCTCGACCGCCTGTGGCCGGCCCTGCGCGCGGCCACCGGCTGGATCGAGCGTGTGTGCGACGCCAACAGGGATGGCTTCCTGGATTACTCGCGCGCCTCGCCGACGGGCTTGTCCAACCAGGGCTGGAAGGACAGCTCCGATTCGGTCTTCCATGCCGACGGACGCTTCCCGCAAGGGCCCATCTCACTGGTGGAGGTGCAGGGCTATGCCTTTGCCGCCTTCCACGCGATGGCGCGCCTGGCGCGTCGGCGCAACGAAGTGGACGACGCCCTGCATTGGCATACGCGTGCCGAAAGGCTTCGGGAGGCGGTGGAGGAACGCTTCTGGATGGCAGAATCCGGCTTCTACGGCATCGCAGTCGATGGCCTGGGCGATCTTTGCCGGGTCCGTGCAAGCAACGCCGGCCACCTGTTGTACGTCGGCCTCCCCCGAGCATCGCGGGCACAGCAGGTCTGCGCGCAGCTGCTCACGCCGGCATTCCGCAATGGTTGGGGCCTGCGCACGCTGGCGGCCGGCCAGGCGCGCTTCAATCCCATGTCCTACCACAACGGTTCCGTGTGGCCGCACGACACCGCACTCTGCGCCATGGGGATGGCGCGCTACGGCGAGCGCGCCGGCGCCGTGCGACTGCTGCGGGACCTGTTCGAAGCGGCGATGCACTTCGACCTCCGCCTGCCGGAACTGTTCTGCGGCTTCCCCCGTGTGCAGGGAACCACACCCGTGGCCTACCCGGTCGCCTGCCAGCCGCAGGCGTGGGCCGCCGGATGCGCGTTCATGCTGCTGCAGGCCTGCCTGGGCCTGGAAGTGGATGGCTGGCGCGGCGAGGTACGCGTGGAGAGTCCGCAGTTGCCGCCGGGCATCGACCGGATCGCGGTCCGCCGGATCGCGGTGGGACCAGCGCGCGTCGACGTGGTCTTCCAGCAGCACGGCGAACGGGTGAACGTACACTTGGAAGGCCGCGACGCGAACACCGTCCCGCTTCGCTTCATCGGCTGA
- a CDS encoding glycosyltransferase family 4 protein: MKIAQIAPLYEAVPPKLYGGTERIVAYLADALVDLGHDVTLFAAADARTHATLVPARDQAIRLDPAPLKSDLAAHLSMLHEVRRRAGEFDVLHFHVDLLHFPFFEEAASRTLTTLHGRLDLKDLADAYWRWPQFPLVSISNHQRRPLRFATWLGTVQHGLPQHLLPFKAVPSGGYLAFLGRISPEKRPDRAIALAHRTGLPLRIAAKVDHADRHYFRDEIEPLLDDPLIEYIGEIDDAGKAEFLGNAAALVFPIDWPEPFGLVMIEAMSCGTPVVAWRCGSVPEVIDQGVTGFVVDDEDGAVAAIARLPELSRARIRQTFERRFTAEVMARHYVELYEGLLRGDGEALRRTA, encoded by the coding sequence ATGAAGATCGCACAGATCGCGCCGCTCTACGAAGCGGTTCCGCCCAAGCTCTACGGGGGGACCGAGCGCATCGTCGCGTACCTGGCCGATGCGCTGGTCGACCTCGGTCACGATGTCACCCTGTTCGCCGCGGCCGACGCGCGCACGCATGCCACCCTCGTTCCGGCCCGCGACCAGGCCATCCGGCTCGATCCCGCGCCGCTCAAGTCCGACCTGGCCGCGCACCTTTCGATGCTGCACGAGGTGCGACGCCGCGCCGGGGAGTTCGACGTCCTGCATTTCCATGTCGACCTTCTGCATTTTCCGTTCTTCGAAGAAGCCGCATCACGCACGCTCACGACCCTGCATGGGCGCCTGGACCTCAAGGACCTGGCCGACGCGTACTGGCGGTGGCCCCAATTCCCGCTGGTGTCGATCTCCAACCACCAGCGCAGGCCGCTGCGCTTCGCGACGTGGCTGGGAACGGTGCAGCATGGGCTGCCACAGCACCTGCTGCCCTTCAAGGCGGTCCCGAGCGGCGGCTATCTTGCCTTTCTCGGACGCATTTCACCCGAGAAGCGGCCTGATCGCGCCATCGCGCTCGCGCACCGTACCGGCTTGCCGCTGAGAATCGCCGCCAAGGTGGACCACGCGGACCGGCACTATTTCCGCGACGAGATCGAACCACTGCTCGATGACCCGCTCATCGAGTACATCGGCGAGATCGACGACGCCGGCAAGGCCGAATTCCTCGGCAATGCGGCGGCTCTGGTGTTTCCCATCGACTGGCCCGAACCGTTCGGGCTGGTCATGATCGAGGCGATGTCCTGCGGCACTCCGGTAGTCGCCTGGCGCTGCGGCTCGGTGCCTGAAGTCATCGACCAGGGCGTGACCGGATTTGTCGTGGACGACGAGGACGGGGCCGTGGCCGCCATCGCCAGGCTTCCGGAGCTCTCCCGCGCGCGCATCCGCCAGACCTTCGAGCGCCGGTTCACTGCGGAAGTGATGGCGCGGCACTACGTCGAACTCTACGAAGGACTCCTGCGCGGCGACGGAGAGGCGCTGCGTCGCACCGCCTGA
- a CDS encoding DUF2939 domain-containing protein — MNKWIAIVGLVLLALLAWVGAGPFMTINDIRQAIQAQDAAAISRHVDFPAIRQSLKAQVEDYVVRRAGPEAQSSLLGSIALRMASGATGGLVDAAATPAGLAALLEGRNFWHRLDGSRSGQDAITPEPPHDPLAGAHYRFESPSRFTATVMNADGDPVIFVLTRQGFTWKVTDVRLPM, encoded by the coding sequence ATGAATAAGTGGATCGCGATCGTAGGGCTCGTCCTGCTGGCCCTCCTTGCCTGGGTGGGCGCAGGGCCCTTCATGACCATCAACGACATCCGCCAGGCCATTCAGGCGCAAGACGCAGCCGCCATCTCCCGGCACGTGGATTTTCCCGCCATCCGGCAGAGCCTGAAGGCGCAGGTGGAGGATTACGTCGTCCGCCGTGCGGGCCCCGAGGCACAGTCGAGCCTGCTGGGATCCATCGCGCTGCGAATGGCCAGTGGCGCCACCGGCGGTCTCGTCGATGCCGCAGCCACGCCCGCGGGCCTGGCTGCACTGCTGGAAGGCCGCAATTTCTGGCATCGCCTGGACGGCTCGCGCAGCGGCCAAGACGCCATCACACCCGAACCTCCGCACGATCCGCTCGCCGGCGCGCATTACCGGTTTGAATCACCCTCCCGATTCACGGCCACGGTGATGAATGCCGACGGCGACCCCGTCATATTCGTGCTGACGCGGCAGGGATTCACCTGGAAGGTCACCGACGTACGCCTGCCCATGTGA
- a CDS encoding DUF4785 domain-containing protein encodes MRMTLVFAALAAACFDCLAARPLLPTGQGDQVPVRLVALPLPAGQFERAPVNFSWPLDPQDALARPAPHRSQSREYWQTVEAPDLAKGVDLTLSSAGALIRVSPARGATPLAPAQVALRDAGDRPVRLQSIASDAQLKAAGMDVDRGTVVVKLAADHGAGRYRLTAPIAAHGRYLLHVFEPDSNVVLSAQARADRALAGSQVAVDLTLTRGAAISPGVQAQALLVAPGGRSYPAQVRAGTAGRMTAIAAVPASAQAGQGLWELQVFASAQGIQRDSRTAFAVIQPTARFDGGYAVDAGALRMSLPIQAASPGRYEVRGTLYATAPDRTLRPVAQAHSAAWLEKARGVLVLDFERAHLPAGYGAPFEVRQLELLDQTRMAPLELRARAVRF; translated from the coding sequence ATGCGCATGACCCTTGTGTTTGCCGCGCTGGCCGCGGCCTGTTTCGACTGCCTGGCCGCGCGCCCGCTCCTGCCCACTGGCCAGGGCGATCAGGTGCCTGTCCGCCTGGTAGCCCTGCCCCTGCCTGCGGGGCAGTTCGAGCGCGCCCCGGTGAATTTCAGCTGGCCACTGGATCCGCAGGACGCGCTCGCAAGACCTGCCCCCCATCGTTCGCAAAGCCGCGAGTACTGGCAGACCGTGGAGGCGCCCGATCTGGCAAAGGGCGTGGACCTCACCTTGTCCTCGGCCGGAGCGCTGATCCGGGTTAGTCCGGCGCGTGGGGCTACCCCTCTCGCGCCAGCGCAGGTCGCTCTGCGCGACGCCGGGGACCGCCCGGTCCGGCTCCAGAGCATCGCCAGCGATGCGCAACTGAAGGCGGCGGGGATGGACGTGGATCGGGGAACGGTGGTGGTCAAGCTGGCGGCAGACCATGGCGCGGGCCGCTATCGGCTCACGGCACCGATCGCGGCGCATGGTCGCTATCTGCTGCATGTGTTCGAGCCGGACAGCAATGTCGTGTTGTCGGCGCAGGCGCGTGCGGATCGTGCGCTGGCGGGCAGCCAGGTGGCAGTCGACCTGACCCTCACCCGCGGCGCGGCCATCAGCCCCGGCGTTCAGGCGCAGGCGCTGCTCGTGGCGCCTGGTGGCCGCAGCTATCCGGCGCAGGTGCGCGCCGGCACGGCGGGCCGCATGACCGCCATCGCGGCGGTCCCGGCTTCAGCCCAGGCCGGCCAGGGCTTGTGGGAACTCCAGGTGTTCGCCTCGGCACAGGGGATCCAGCGCGACAGCCGCACCGCGTTCGCCGTAATCCAGCCGACGGCACGCTTCGACGGCGGATACGCAGTCGACGCCGGTGCGTTGCGGATGAGCTTGCCGATCCAGGCCGCCTCGCCGGGTCGCTACGAGGTCCGCGGCACGCTCTACGCCACCGCCCCGGACCGCACGCTGCGCCCGGTCGCGCAGGCCCATTCCGCGGCCTGGCTCGAGAAGGCGCGGGGCGTGCTCGTGCTCGATTTCGAGCGGGCCCACCTGCCGGCCGGTTACGGCGCGCCATTCGAGGTCCGCCAGCTCGAACTGCTGGACCAGACCCGCATGGCCCCGTTGGAACTGCGTGCGCGGGCGGTGCGCTTCTGA
- a CDS encoding DUF2461 domain-containing protein produces the protein MSTYFSQHSFKFLRGLARHNEREWFLAHKADYEQHVREPFQRLLADLQPVLAQVSEHYRSEPRGNGGSLFRIHRDTRFANDKTPYKNWQGARLFHARSKQVEAPAFYLHLQPGACFVAAGVWHPQPESLRRIRHFIVDNPGSWKAAAHAAAFRRRYSLDDDEMLTRMPRGFPAEFEFAEDLRRKNYAAFRSLDDDTVTGPRLLRTLETDLTGLAPFVDYLCAALDLEF, from the coding sequence ATGAGCACCTATTTCAGCCAGCACAGTTTCAAGTTCCTTCGCGGCCTGGCGCGCCACAACGAGCGCGAATGGTTCCTGGCGCACAAGGCCGACTACGAGCAGCACGTGCGCGAACCCTTCCAGCGCCTGCTTGCCGACCTCCAGCCGGTGCTGGCGCAGGTGAGCGAGCACTACCGGTCCGAGCCCAGGGGCAACGGCGGCTCGCTGTTCCGAATCCACCGCGACACCCGTTTCGCCAACGACAAGACGCCATACAAGAACTGGCAGGGTGCACGCTTGTTCCATGCGCGCAGCAAACAGGTGGAAGCACCCGCGTTCTATCTGCACCTGCAGCCAGGCGCATGTTTCGTTGCCGCTGGCGTCTGGCACCCGCAGCCCGAATCCCTGCGTCGCATCCGCCACTTCATCGTCGACAACCCGGGCAGTTGGAAGGCCGCGGCCCACGCAGCCGCGTTCCGCAGGCGCTACAGCCTGGACGACGACGAAATGCTGACGCGCATGCCGCGTGGCTTTCCCGCCGAATTCGAGTTCGCCGAGGACCTGCGCCGCAAGAACTACGCGGCCTTCCGGTCTCTTGACGACGACACGGTCACCGGGCCGCGCCTGCTGCGCACGCTGGAGACTGACCTGACGGGGCTGGCCCCCTTCGTCGACTACCTCTGCGCGGCCCTCGACCTGGAGTTCTGA
- the sbcB gene encoding exodeoxyribonuclease I yields the protein MPASFLFYDLETFGADPRTSRIAQFAAIRTDAALNEIEAPISVFVQPADDLLPSPTATLITGIAPQDAKAHGLTEAEAFGLIFEEMARPETCTAGYNSLRFDDEFVRHGLFRSFHDPYEREWRGGNSRWDLLDVLRLAHALRPQGIQWPQREDGTTSFKLEHLALANDVRSGEAHEALSDVRALIGLARRLREAQPRLWEYALKLRDKRFAASLIDVANMTPLLNVSQRFPASRLCAAPVAPITRHPQIDNRVVVFDLAQDPEALLRLDVQGIADRLYISQADLPEGEQRVALKEIHLNRCPALVAWSHLRDDDLVRLGIDADVVARRSAQLREAGPELAEKVRRVFAISRDRPAGDVDGSIYGGFLGDGDKRQFTQVRATAPAALGERAFSFQDPRLPELLFRYRARNWPHTLTAQERERWDSYRRERLVGGSGSEYSFETFRAEVHALRMQHAGDGDRLALLDRLQAWGQELETGLV from the coding sequence ATGCCTGCCAGCTTCCTGTTCTATGACCTGGAAACCTTCGGCGCCGATCCGCGCACCTCGCGGATCGCTCAGTTCGCGGCGATCCGCACGGATGCTGCGCTCAACGAGATCGAGGCGCCGATCAGCGTGTTCGTGCAGCCCGCGGACGACCTGCTGCCCTCGCCCACCGCGACCCTGATCACCGGGATTGCGCCGCAGGACGCGAAGGCGCACGGCTTGACCGAGGCCGAAGCATTCGGATTGATCTTCGAGGAAATGGCGCGGCCGGAAACCTGCACCGCCGGCTACAACTCGCTCCGGTTCGACGATGAGTTCGTGCGGCACGGACTGTTCCGCAGCTTCCATGATCCCTATGAGCGCGAATGGCGCGGCGGCAACAGCCGCTGGGACCTGCTCGACGTGCTGCGGCTGGCACATGCACTGCGCCCGCAGGGCATCCAGTGGCCGCAGCGCGAGGACGGCACCACCTCGTTCAAACTGGAGCACCTGGCGCTGGCCAACGATGTGCGCAGTGGCGAGGCCCACGAAGCCCTGTCGGACGTGCGTGCGCTGATCGGCCTGGCGCGTCGGCTGCGCGAGGCCCAGCCGCGGCTGTGGGAGTACGCACTGAAGCTGCGCGACAAGCGCTTCGCTGCGAGCCTGATCGACGTGGCGAACATGACGCCGCTCCTGAACGTGTCACAGCGGTTTCCCGCCAGCCGGTTGTGTGCCGCTCCCGTGGCGCCCATCACCCGGCACCCGCAGATCGACAATCGCGTGGTCGTATTCGACCTGGCACAGGATCCGGAGGCGCTTCTCCGCCTTGACGTGCAAGGCATCGCCGACCGTCTGTACATCTCCCAGGCGGACCTGCCGGAAGGCGAACAGCGCGTTGCACTCAAGGAAATCCATCTCAACCGTTGCCCCGCGCTGGTCGCCTGGAGCCACTTGCGCGACGACGACCTGGTCCGACTGGGTATCGATGCCGACGTCGTGGCCCGCCGGAGCGCGCAGCTGCGCGAGGCGGGTCCTGAACTGGCCGAAAAGGTGCGACGCGTGTTCGCAATCTCGCGGGACCGCCCTGCCGGCGATGTCGACGGTTCGATCTATGGTGGCTTCCTCGGCGATGGCGACAAGCGCCAGTTCACCCAGGTCCGCGCTACGGCGCCGGCGGCGCTGGGCGAGCGGGCCTTTTCCTTCCAGGATCCGCGACTGCCTGAACTGCTGTTCCGCTATCGGGCGCGAAACTGGCCGCATACGCTGACCGCGCAGGAGCGCGAACGCTGGGATTCGTACCGGCGAGAACGGCTGGTGGGCGGCAGCGGATCGGAATACAGCTTCGAGACCTTCCGCGCCGAGGTGCATGCGCTGCGCATGCAGCACGCCGGCGATGGAGACAGGTTGGCCCTGCTCGATCGGCTCCAGGCTTGGGGCCAGGAGTTGGAAACCGGCCTGGTCTAG